The following are encoded in a window of Roseimaritima ulvae genomic DNA:
- a CDS encoding PSD1 and planctomycete cytochrome C domain-containing protein, translating to MSASTLLRLCCLLALTASGLASSAATAADRVDYLSEVKPLLAAKCYACHGRLKQEADLRLETLELMDEGGVLVPGDAEASTLFERIIADEDMRMPPPHEGAALKPDEVDILRRWIDQGAEAPEEAIPESPSQHWAFQRIERPALPPHEAGVEHPIDAFLHAQQSARQITPVPLAPRSLRLRRLYLDLIGLPPTVEQLQDARPWEEIVDELLHDPQHGPRWARHWMDIWRYSDWYGLGKQLRYSQKHMWRWRDWIIQSVNADKGYDRMIQEMLAGDELAPDDPEVVAGTGFLARNYYLFNRTTWLDSTIEHTGKAFLGLTLNCAKCHDHKYDPISHIDYYSFRAIFEPHQVRLDPVPGQTDFERDGLPRVFDDHLDAETHLHLRGDPKQPDMDTKIEPRVPELLVDFQPPVQPIDLPPTAYAPAIREHVQRDLLAAADADIESAHQAWQAAEAAAEKAARQAADMPTGDLAGTETFHFHDDFDGERAEVWQRSGDGWKYEDGKLLQTKITRDPESLRLNQSLPRDFDLRCRYTTTGGSVYKSVTFRFDDCDDGRYNQFVYTSAHAPGPKVQVALTRDGKSQYPPAGRKSTAIEVGKTYELRFAVRDRLVNVWLDDQFMVAYALPNRRPEGQLTVSGFDATVAFDSLTIDSLADDVELTPAEGAAVSSVDDLQTAAQLAEARWSVAKAKRQALTSALAADTARLSGQDEQQSAMLTKQAALDEAEVLRCEADLERLAAAEDAKKIKAADAKQQQAQKQRQAAEQGEGSYTSVRASRKALETPEHKFGDYPAVYPSTSSGRRLALARWMTSRENPLTARVAVNHIWTRHFGEPLVESVFDFGLRAKRPQHQKLLDYLACELMDSGWSMRHLHRLMCTSQAYQRASSTAAADATTLAADPTNNTYWHANTRRMEAQVVRDAVLHLAGTLDLTIGGPAVAANGDSRRRSVYFKHSRDDLNKFLSMFDDADLLQCYRRSESVVPQQALAMANSKLTLSTAAEIAARLAESTQHATAERAIAATFAAVLGRQPNQPELAECLQYCQQLAPLTGEPAPDQDHPKLGLKTQTRLVHVLLNHNDFVSIR from the coding sequence ATGTCCGCTTCCACCCTCCTGCGGCTCTGCTGTCTCCTGGCTCTCACCGCCAGCGGTCTCGCGTCCTCCGCCGCCACGGCCGCCGACCGCGTCGATTACCTGAGCGAAGTCAAACCGTTGCTGGCCGCCAAGTGCTACGCCTGCCACGGGCGATTGAAGCAGGAAGCGGATCTGCGGCTGGAGACATTGGAATTGATGGATGAAGGCGGGGTCCTGGTCCCGGGCGACGCAGAGGCCAGCACGCTGTTCGAACGGATCATCGCCGACGAAGACATGCGGATGCCGCCGCCGCACGAAGGCGCCGCGTTGAAGCCCGACGAGGTCGACATCCTGCGTCGCTGGATCGATCAGGGCGCCGAAGCACCAGAGGAAGCGATCCCGGAATCCCCCTCGCAACACTGGGCCTTTCAGCGAATCGAACGCCCCGCATTGCCTCCGCACGAGGCCGGCGTCGAGCATCCCATCGATGCCTTCCTGCACGCCCAACAATCCGCTCGCCAAATCACGCCCGTGCCGCTGGCCCCGCGGTCGCTACGTCTTCGCCGCTTGTACCTGGATCTGATCGGATTGCCGCCGACGGTCGAGCAATTACAAGACGCCCGACCCTGGGAAGAAATTGTTGACGAACTGCTGCACGATCCCCAACACGGTCCTCGCTGGGCGCGGCACTGGATGGACATCTGGCGTTACTCCGATTGGTACGGTCTAGGAAAACAACTGCGGTACAGTCAGAAACACATGTGGCGCTGGCGGGATTGGATCATCCAATCCGTCAACGCCGACAAAGGCTACGACCGCATGATCCAGGAAATGCTGGCCGGCGATGAACTGGCTCCCGATGATCCTGAGGTGGTTGCCGGCACCGGCTTCCTGGCTCGCAATTACTACTTGTTCAACCGCACCACTTGGTTGGACAGCACGATCGAACACACGGGCAAAGCCTTCTTGGGACTGACGCTGAACTGTGCCAAATGCCACGACCACAAATACGACCCCATCAGCCACATCGACTATTACAGCTTCCGCGCCATCTTCGAACCGCACCAAGTACGTCTGGATCCGGTGCCCGGTCAAACCGACTTCGAACGCGACGGCTTGCCCCGCGTCTTCGATGATCACCTGGACGCCGAGACGCACCTGCACCTGCGTGGCGATCCCAAACAGCCTGACATGGACACCAAGATCGAACCGCGTGTCCCCGAATTGCTGGTCGACTTCCAACCCCCGGTGCAACCGATTGATTTGCCGCCCACGGCCTACGCGCCCGCCATCCGCGAGCATGTGCAACGAGACCTGTTAGCGGCCGCCGACGCCGACATCGAATCCGCGCATCAGGCTTGGCAGGCGGCTGAAGCCGCGGCGGAGAAGGCGGCCCGGCAAGCCGCAGACATGCCGACCGGCGATTTGGCCGGCACCGAGACCTTCCACTTCCACGACGACTTTGATGGCGAGCGGGCGGAAGTGTGGCAGCGCAGCGGCGATGGCTGGAAATACGAGGACGGCAAATTACTACAAACCAAGATCACCCGCGACCCCGAATCGCTACGGCTGAACCAATCCCTGCCGCGAGACTTTGATCTTCGCTGCCGCTACACCACCACCGGCGGCAGCGTCTATAAAAGCGTCACCTTTCGCTTCGACGATTGCGACGACGGACGCTACAACCAGTTCGTCTACACCAGTGCCCATGCCCCGGGCCCCAAAGTTCAAGTCGCACTGACCCGCGACGGCAAATCTCAATATCCGCCCGCGGGCCGCAAATCGACTGCGATTGAAGTCGGCAAGACCTACGAACTGCGATTTGCCGTTCGCGACCGCTTGGTGAACGTTTGGCTGGACGACCAATTTATGGTGGCCTACGCGCTGCCGAACCGCCGCCCCGAAGGCCAGCTGACCGTCTCGGGCTTTGACGCCACCGTCGCCTTTGACTCCCTCACCATCGATTCGCTCGCCGACGACGTCGAACTGACGCCCGCCGAGGGCGCTGCGGTCAGCTCCGTCGACGATTTGCAGACCGCCGCGCAACTGGCCGAAGCGAGGTGGAGCGTCGCCAAAGCCAAACGGCAAGCGTTAACGTCAGCTCTGGCAGCTGACACCGCTCGGCTTTCCGGACAGGACGAACAGCAATCCGCCATGCTGACCAAGCAGGCGGCGTTGGACGAAGCGGAGGTGCTGCGGTGCGAGGCCGATCTGGAACGACTGGCGGCGGCAGAGGATGCCAAGAAAATCAAAGCTGCCGACGCTAAACAACAACAGGCCCAGAAACAACGACAAGCCGCGGAGCAGGGCGAAGGCAGCTACACCAGCGTGCGGGCGTCGCGAAAAGCGTTGGAGACGCCGGAGCACAAATTTGGCGACTACCCGGCCGTCTACCCCAGCACCAGCAGTGGCCGGCGGTTGGCGTTGGCCCGCTGGATGACCTCCCGCGAGAACCCGCTGACCGCGCGTGTCGCAGTGAATCACATTTGGACGCGGCATTTTGGTGAACCGCTGGTCGAATCCGTATTTGATTTTGGACTGCGAGCCAAACGTCCTCAGCACCAGAAACTGCTGGACTATTTGGCCTGTGAATTGATGGACTCGGGCTGGAGCATGCGGCATCTGCATCGCCTGATGTGCACCTCGCAAGCCTATCAGCGAGCGTCCTCGACCGCCGCCGCGGATGCCACCACACTGGCCGCCGATCCCACCAACAACACCTACTGGCACGCCAACACGCGACGTATGGAAGCTCAAGTGGTCCGCGACGCGGTATTGCATTTGGCCGGGACCTTGGATCTTACGATCGGTGGTCCTGCCGTCGCGGCCAACGGCGACAGTCGGCGCCGCAGCGTGTATTTCAAACACTCCCGCGACGACCTGAACAAGTTCTTGTCGATGTTCGACGACGCAGATTTGTTGCAATGTTATCGACGCAGCGAAAGCGTGGTGCCGCAGCAAGCACTGGCGATGGCCAACAGCAAGTTGACATTGAGCACGGCCGCAGAGATCGCTGCCCGCTTGGCGGAAAGCACTCAGCATGCGACGGCCGAACGAGCCATTGCAGCAACCTTCGCAGCCGTGCTGGGGAGGCAACCGAATCAGCCCGAGTTGGCGGAATGTCTGCAGTACTGTCAGCAACTCGCCCCGCTGACCGGAGAACCGGCCCCCGACCAAGACCACCCCAAGCTCGGTCTAAAGACGCAAACACGTCTGGTACACGTGTTGCTGAATCACAACGACTTCGTGTCCATCCGCTAA
- a CDS encoding DUF1501 domain-containing protein: MHNRFPLGRRSFLGSALGFGSLALQTMLRADDAGTSADWSPPDGRPHFAPKAKSVIWLFMRGGVSHMESFDPKPALNQFAGKSIPETPFASVNNPELLKRVRVVVVNDANGQQRNKLYPLQVGYKKRGQSGIEVSDWFPHIGSVIDDISVIRSMWTTDDNHGAQVQFHSGRHMLDARVPTIGAWVNWGLGTLNENLPQFISMGPRFFDRRDGHYLGPAYDSVPLKVDPRNPLDYATPDGDISPQEQRLSFDLVHRLNRLTAQEYPRDSTLDARIKSYELAYRMQTAVPEIIDFSQESQYTEKLYGLDQPETKAFGQQLLAARRFAEQGVRFIQIQHGGGAAGAWDQHSGLKAKHAELAGQVDRPIAGLITDLKQRGMLDEMLVVFATEFGRTPGSQGADGRDHHPYGFSVWMAGGGLKGGVVHGATDEIGFHAVEQPHYVTDVHATILKQLGLHAERMEIPGHKRLEQDFGHPIDDIIA, translated from the coding sequence ATGCATAATCGTTTTCCGCTCGGACGTCGATCGTTCCTGGGTAGCGCGTTGGGATTTGGCTCGTTGGCCCTGCAGACAATGCTGCGGGCCGACGACGCTGGTACGTCGGCGGACTGGTCGCCTCCCGATGGCCGGCCGCATTTTGCCCCCAAAGCCAAAAGCGTGATTTGGTTGTTCATGCGTGGCGGGGTCAGCCACATGGAAAGCTTTGATCCCAAACCGGCCCTCAATCAATTCGCTGGCAAATCGATCCCGGAAACTCCATTCGCCAGCGTCAACAATCCAGAACTGTTGAAACGCGTGCGAGTGGTGGTGGTCAACGATGCCAACGGACAACAACGTAACAAGCTGTATCCGCTGCAGGTCGGCTACAAAAAACGTGGCCAAAGTGGGATCGAAGTCAGCGACTGGTTCCCGCACATCGGCTCGGTGATCGACGACATCTCGGTGATCCGTTCGATGTGGACGACCGACGACAACCACGGAGCTCAGGTGCAATTCCACTCCGGACGTCACATGCTGGACGCCCGCGTGCCCACGATCGGAGCTTGGGTGAACTGGGGCCTGGGTACGCTGAACGAAAACCTGCCCCAATTCATCAGCATGGGACCACGCTTTTTTGACCGCCGCGACGGACACTATCTAGGCCCGGCCTACGATTCGGTTCCGCTGAAGGTCGATCCGCGCAATCCCCTGGACTACGCCACACCGGATGGCGACATCAGTCCTCAAGAGCAACGGTTAAGCTTCGACCTGGTCCATCGTTTGAACCGCCTGACCGCGCAAGAGTACCCGCGTGACAGCACGCTGGACGCCCGCATCAAGTCCTACGAATTGGCTTATCGCATGCAGACGGCCGTCCCGGAGATCATCGATTTTTCGCAAGAAAGCCAATACACCGAGAAACTGTACGGACTGGATCAGCCGGAAACCAAAGCGTTTGGGCAGCAGCTCCTGGCCGCTCGCCGGTTTGCCGAACAGGGAGTGCGTTTCATCCAAATTCAACACGGCGGTGGCGCGGCGGGTGCCTGGGACCAACACTCGGGGCTGAAAGCGAAACATGCAGAACTGGCCGGGCAAGTCGATCGCCCCATTGCCGGGCTGATCACCGACTTAAAACAACGCGGCATGCTGGACGAAATGCTGGTCGTGTTCGCCACCGAATTCGGTCGCACGCCGGGATCGCAAGGCGCCGATGGACGCGATCACCATCCCTACGGATTTAGCGTCTGGATGGCCGGCGGTGGTTTGAAGGGCGGCGTCGTACACGGAGCCACCGACGAGATCGGGTTCCATGCCGTCGAACAACCGCACTATGTGACCGACGTCCATGCCACGATCCTCAAGCAACTGGGGCTGCACGCCGAACGCATGGAAATCCCCGGCCACAAACGCCTGGAACAAGACTTCGGCCACCCCATCGACGACATTATCGCCTAG
- a CDS encoding PQQ-binding-like beta-propeller repeat protein, protein MNKLFYHSRLAVGLCGCVALLLQAVVAVDTVADDWPQWMGPTRDGVYREAGVIDAIPEDGLPVKWRVPVAAGYSGPAVAGNRVFLTDYVKQSGQSFNDPGKRATLQGQERVHCFDARTGETLWQHAYDRPYSISYPNGPRCTPTVDGDRVYSLGAEGDLLCLNVEDGEVIWQRNFVNDFGITVPIWGLSSHPLVDGELLICLVGGPGQTVVAFDKMTGEVRWKALDASAIGYAPPAIIEAGGKRQLLVWHAEAIVSMNPADGSVYWSVDIKPSYDMAIARPQRDGDLLYASAIHSEAVMLRLDQQQPGVTELWRGERKTAVYCSNSTPMLREGMIFGTDCNVGKLIAVDAQSGERLWETFAATKPDEKRFIKHGTAFLTQLGDSDRYLVLSETGDLIIATLSADGYSEHGRFRVVEPTSEAFGRKVVWSHPAYAGRTAFVRNDEELVAVDIAATP, encoded by the coding sequence ATGAACAAGCTGTTTTATCATTCCCGCTTGGCCGTCGGCTTGTGCGGATGCGTGGCTTTGCTGCTGCAAGCGGTCGTGGCCGTCGACACTGTGGCCGATGACTGGCCGCAGTGGATGGGCCCGACTCGCGACGGCGTGTACCGCGAAGCTGGCGTCATCGATGCGATCCCCGAGGACGGTCTGCCGGTCAAATGGCGAGTGCCCGTGGCGGCCGGCTATTCCGGTCCAGCCGTGGCCGGCAACCGCGTGTTCCTGACCGATTATGTGAAGCAGTCGGGCCAATCCTTTAACGATCCCGGCAAACGAGCCACGTTGCAGGGGCAGGAAAGGGTGCACTGCTTCGATGCTCGTACGGGCGAAACGCTGTGGCAACACGCTTATGACCGTCCTTACAGCATCTCCTATCCCAACGGTCCCCGCTGTACGCCCACGGTCGACGGCGATCGCGTGTACAGCTTGGGCGCCGAAGGCGATCTATTGTGCTTGAACGTCGAAGACGGGGAAGTGATTTGGCAGCGGAACTTCGTGAATGATTTTGGGATCACGGTTCCCATCTGGGGGCTGTCCTCGCACCCGCTGGTCGATGGCGAACTGTTGATTTGTCTGGTCGGTGGGCCCGGGCAGACGGTGGTCGCGTTCGACAAGATGACCGGTGAAGTGCGTTGGAAAGCACTCGACGCCTCGGCCATCGGTTACGCTCCGCCAGCGATCATCGAAGCCGGTGGCAAGCGGCAATTGTTGGTCTGGCACGCCGAGGCCATCGTCAGTATGAACCCCGCCGACGGCTCGGTGTACTGGAGTGTGGACATCAAACCCAGTTACGACATGGCCATTGCTCGGCCGCAACGCGATGGCGACCTGTTGTACGCCAGCGCGATCCACAGCGAAGCGGTGATGTTGCGGTTGGACCAACAGCAACCGGGCGTGACCGAACTGTGGCGAGGCGAACGCAAGACGGCGGTGTACTGCAGCAACAGCACGCCGATGCTGCGTGAGGGCATGATCTTCGGCACCGATTGTAACGTGGGAAAACTGATCGCCGTGGATGCTCAGTCCGGAGAGCGGCTGTGGGAAACTTTTGCAGCCACGAAGCCGGATGAAAAGCGCTTCATCAAACACGGCACCGCGTTCCTGACGCAGCTGGGCGATTCGGATCGCTATTTGGTGCTGAGCGAAACCGGCGACCTGATCATCGCCACGCTGTCGGCCGATGGTTACAGCGAACACGGGCGTTTTCGCGTCGTCGAACCGACGAGCGAAGCGTTTGGACGCAAGGTGGTGTGGAGCCATCCCGCCTACGCCGGCCGGACGGCATTCGTCCGCAACGACGAGGAACTGGTGGCCGTCGATATCGCCGCAACTCCGTAA
- a CDS encoding SixA phosphatase family protein: MTKRLILMRHAKSDWGSPDLADHDRPLNKRGRASAPAMADWLREQGYVPDRILCSSAVRTQQTAERMLPRWDTEVAVHTSGDLYLASPERILNSICSDSADADCVMVLAHNPGMQTLVSHLSEENFAFPTAAVAVFELDIDDWSQWRPNEQTRCVAFQRPKAL; encoded by the coding sequence ATGACGAAACGACTGATCTTAATGCGGCATGCCAAGAGCGACTGGGGCTCTCCCGACTTGGCCGACCACGACCGTCCGCTCAACAAGCGGGGGCGAGCGTCCGCGCCGGCGATGGCGGATTGGCTGCGCGAGCAGGGTTACGTGCCCGACCGCATCCTGTGTTCTTCTGCCGTGCGGACGCAGCAGACGGCCGAGCGAATGTTACCGCGCTGGGACACCGAGGTCGCAGTGCACACCAGCGGCGACCTGTACTTGGCCTCGCCGGAACGGATTTTGAACAGCATCTGCAGCGACTCGGCCGACGCCGACTGCGTGATGGTGCTGGCTCACAATCCCGGCATGCAAACGCTGGTCAGTCATTTAAGCGAAGAAAACTTTGCGTTTCCGACCGCGGCGGTGGCCGTGTTCGAACTGGATATCGACGATTGGTCGCAGTGGCGGCCCAACGAGCAGACTCGCTGTGTGGCGTTCCAGCGACCCAAGGCACTTTAA
- a CDS encoding metallophosphoesterase has translation MDVFSGNLPHGFWWTYFAAAIIGHFGLYLAIYNRLNSLGIPRHRIKQLEWVFLVLCLLTPLGLTAFYGDFLRAALWETPPWQAMPAGLVAYTALCLAVWLYPGIPWLWTRPIFGFQHVEVEKGVRRVDVRGETNEPLALTAKCRFQSRWPFNQILQLAIEEKQLPVLGLPPQLDGLKIAHLSDIHLTGHIAPQYFRYAVDQANAWQPDLVALTGDIVDSDDCIDWVTTCFQHATATAGCYFVLGNHDTRVRDPGQIRAAMTRIGWRDAGGRQIQQTLRGCPLTLLGNEAPWFPAPPDDAADSGAGPEGFTMALCHSPDRIDWARRRGVQLVLAGHTHGGQGRLPILGPILSPSRYGSRFASGEFYLQPTTMHVSRGLSGVHLLRLRCPPELALLVLRTA, from the coding sequence ATGGACGTGTTTTCGGGAAACTTGCCACACGGATTTTGGTGGACCTACTTTGCCGCCGCCATCATCGGACATTTTGGACTCTATCTGGCGATCTACAACCGCCTGAATTCGCTGGGCATCCCCCGGCATCGGATCAAGCAACTGGAGTGGGTGTTTTTGGTGCTGTGCTTGCTGACGCCGCTGGGCTTGACCGCCTTTTACGGCGATTTTTTGCGAGCCGCGTTGTGGGAAACACCGCCTTGGCAAGCCATGCCGGCTGGCTTGGTGGCCTATACCGCGCTGTGCCTGGCCGTTTGGCTTTACCCCGGCATCCCCTGGCTGTGGACGCGACCGATCTTTGGTTTCCAACATGTCGAAGTCGAAAAGGGCGTGCGGCGAGTGGACGTGCGCGGCGAGACCAACGAACCGCTGGCCCTGACCGCCAAATGCCGTTTTCAATCGCGCTGGCCGTTTAACCAAATCCTACAGCTGGCGATCGAAGAGAAGCAATTGCCGGTTCTCGGTTTGCCACCGCAGCTGGACGGATTAAAAATTGCTCACCTGTCGGATATCCATCTGACCGGGCACATCGCGCCGCAGTACTTTCGCTATGCGGTCGACCAAGCCAACGCGTGGCAGCCCGATTTGGTGGCCTTAACCGGCGACATCGTCGACAGCGACGACTGCATCGACTGGGTGACGACTTGTTTCCAGCACGCCACCGCGACGGCGGGCTGCTATTTCGTGCTCGGCAACCACGACACGCGCGTCCGCGACCCGGGCCAGATCCGCGCCGCGATGACGCGAATCGGCTGGCGCGATGCCGGCGGTCGACAGATCCAGCAAACCCTTCGCGGCTGTCCGCTGACGCTATTGGGCAACGAAGCTCCCTGGTTTCCCGCCCCGCCCGACGACGCGGCAGACAGTGGGGCCGGTCCGGAAGGGTTTACGATGGCTCTTTGTCATTCGCCCGATCGCATCGACTGGGCGCGGCGTCGCGGCGTGCAGTTAGTGCTGGCCGGTCATACGCACGGCGGCCAGGGACGGCTGCCCATCCTGGGACCGATCTTGTCGCCCAGCCGCTACGGCAGCCGGTTTGCGTCCGGCGAGTTTTACCTGCAACCCACGACGATGCACGTCAGCCGAGGCCTCAGCGGCGTGCACCTGCTGCGACTCCGCTGCCCGCCCGAACTAGCCCTGCTAGTCCTACGAACCGCCTAG
- a CDS encoding response regulator translates to MSKASILIVEDDRSIADVISYNLRQQGYEVFLSSDGEDGIAQAKHHRPDLVILDLMLPVIDGLDVCRTLKADKDTRKIRILMLTAKSEESDQLIGFSLGADDYVTKPFSVKVLLERVKSLCRRDEQEDDDGVIKAQGVVIDPLRHKVTVDDLPLQLTRSEFRLLETLARSPGRVFARSELLDAVLGDGTIVMERTIDVHIRAIRRKLDERADLVETVRGVGYRFCDTA, encoded by the coding sequence ATGTCTAAAGCATCGATTCTGATCGTCGAAGATGATCGTTCCATCGCCGACGTGATTTCTTACAATCTGCGTCAACAAGGCTACGAAGTGTTCCTGTCCAGCGATGGAGAGGATGGGATTGCTCAGGCGAAACATCACCGGCCCGACCTGGTTATCTTGGATCTCATGCTGCCGGTCATCGATGGATTGGACGTCTGCCGGACGCTGAAAGCGGATAAAGACACGCGGAAGATACGGATCCTGATGCTGACGGCGAAGTCGGAAGAGTCGGATCAGTTGATTGGGTTTTCGTTAGGCGCCGATGACTATGTGACCAAACCCTTCAGCGTGAAGGTGTTGTTGGAACGGGTCAAATCGTTATGCCGACGTGACGAACAAGAAGACGATGATGGCGTGATCAAGGCGCAAGGCGTTGTCATTGATCCGCTGCGGCATAAGGTCACCGTCGACGACCTGCCGCTGCAATTAACACGCAGCGAATTCAGGTTGTTGGAAACCCTGGCTCGCTCGCCGGGCCGGGTGTTCGCGCGGAGCGAATTGTTGGACGCCGTTTTGGGCGACGGCACGATCGTGATGGAACGCACCATCGATGTGCATATCCGAGCGATCCGCCGCAAGCTGGACGAACGAGCGGATCTGGTGGAAACCGTTCGCGGCGTCGGCTACCGCTTCTGCGACACCGCCTAA
- the phoU gene encoding phosphate signaling complex protein PhoU, with the protein MTKHFQRDMDRLHGSILALSSRVEAMIDKAMLALCDRRMDLAAEVTDEDYEVNQEEIRIEEECLKMLALHQPVAGDLRRIAAVLKINNDLERIADLAVNIGERSQGFSQFPEFQVPDRIREMSTAAVSMLRSALDSFVKMDPLLARRVRAQDGEVNSHNVAIINILQEMMMEDSRLVIPAVHCFSASRHLERIGDLATNIAEDVIYLVEGEIVRHQHDHIDGSTTASRE; encoded by the coding sequence ATGACAAAGCACTTTCAAAGAGATATGGATCGGCTGCACGGTTCGATCCTGGCGCTGTCGTCGCGAGTCGAAGCGATGATCGACAAGGCCATGTTGGCGCTGTGCGATCGCCGCATGGATCTGGCTGCCGAAGTCACCGACGAAGACTACGAAGTCAATCAGGAAGAAATCCGCATCGAAGAGGAATGCCTGAAGATGTTGGCATTGCACCAGCCGGTGGCCGGGGATTTGCGACGCATCGCAGCGGTATTGAAAATCAACAACGACTTGGAACGGATCGCCGACCTAGCCGTCAATATCGGCGAACGCTCGCAAGGCTTCTCGCAGTTTCCCGAATTTCAAGTACCCGATCGAATCCGAGAAATGAGTACGGCGGCTGTCAGTATGCTTCGCAGCGCCCTCGACTCATTCGTCAAAATGGACCCCCTGTTGGCTCGCCGCGTCCGCGCCCAGGATGGCGAAGTCAACTCGCATAACGTGGCCATCATCAACATCCTGCAGGAAATGATGATGGAGGACAGCCGTTTGGTGATTCCCGCCGTGCACTGCTTCTCCGCGTCGCGGCACCTGGAACGGATCGGCGATTTAGCAACCAACATTGCTGAAGATGTGATTTACCTGGTCGAAGGCGAAATCGTGCGGCACCAACACGACCATATTGACGGTTCGACTACCGCATCGCGGGAATAG
- the pstB gene encoding phosphate ABC transporter ATP-binding protein PstB produces the protein MRSQVKSMDPDSNPKPGAQPAATPGQANTDGAAADAASTCIEIGDFNAWYGDYQAIHQLSLSVPRNQVTAFIGPSGCGKSTLLKWINRMNDIVPNAHAKGTLTLKEDESGQEVDVLSPSTDAVALRRRIGIVFQKPNPFPKTIYQNVAFGPRLHLNASRGEMDELVEWALKKAALWDEVKDRLHQSALGLSGGQQQRLCIARAIAIGPNILLMDEPCSALDPASTSRVEDLIFELREQYSIVIVTHSMQQASRVSDRTAFFYQGRLIESGATEQIFTMPREQRTEDYVSGKFG, from the coding sequence ATGAGATCACAAGTTAAATCCATGGATCCCGATTCGAATCCGAAACCAGGAGCGCAGCCCGCTGCCACCCCGGGACAGGCGAATACAGACGGCGCCGCGGCGGACGCGGCATCAACCTGTATTGAAATCGGCGACTTTAACGCCTGGTATGGCGACTATCAGGCGATCCATCAGCTGTCGCTGAGTGTGCCGCGCAATCAGGTGACTGCCTTCATCGGCCCCAGCGGCTGCGGCAAGAGCACGCTGCTGAAATGGATTAACCGGATGAACGACATCGTGCCCAACGCTCACGCGAAAGGCACGTTGACGTTGAAAGAGGACGAGAGCGGCCAGGAAGTCGACGTGTTGTCGCCCTCGACCGACGCGGTAGCCCTGCGGCGACGCATTGGGATCGTGTTCCAAAAACCCAACCCGTTTCCCAAAACGATTTACCAAAATGTGGCGTTTGGCCCTCGTCTGCACCTCAATGCGTCTCGCGGCGAAATGGATGAATTGGTCGAGTGGGCGCTGAAAAAAGCCGCCCTATGGGACGAGGTCAAAGATCGTTTGCACCAGAGTGCGTTGGGGCTGAGCGGTGGGCAGCAGCAACGTCTGTGTATCGCTCGAGCGATCGCCATCGGACCCAACATCTTGCTGATGGACGAGCCCTGTTCGGCGCTCGACCCGGCCAGTACCTCGCGCGTCGAAGACCTGATCTTTGAACTTCGCGAACAGTACTCGATCGTGATTGTGACCCACAGCATGCAGCAGGCTTCGCGGGTTTCCGACCGCACGGCGTTCTTTTATCAGGGGCGGTTGATAGAGAGCGGAGCGACGGAGCAGATTTTTACTATGCCACGCGAACAACGAACCGAAGACTACGTTTCAGGGAAATTTGGATAG